One genomic region from Phycisphaerales bacterium encodes:
- a CDS encoding iron-sulfur cluster assembly accessory protein: MTVSITETAVREIASIIRQQDLDAAIIKLRVGVKGGGCSGFSYLLDLTETARETDEAWSFDYEIEAAEGEGSESFQLEVICDPKSLLYLNGTEIDFKDEIMGRGFVFNNPNATSSCGCGSSFSA, from the coding sequence ATGACTGTCAGCATCACCGAAACGGCTGTTCGTGAGATCGCCTCCATTATTCGCCAACAAGACCTCGATGCGGCGATCATCAAACTTCGCGTCGGTGTCAAGGGCGGGGGCTGCTCTGGTTTTTCCTATCTGCTTGACTTGACCGAGACGGCGAGAGAGACCGATGAGGCTTGGTCATTCGACTACGAGATCGAGGCAGCTGAGGGCGAGGGGAGCGAGTCTTTCCAACTAGAGGTCATCTGCGACCCCAAGAGTCTGCTCTATCTCAACGGTACCGAGATCGATTTCAAGGACGAGATCATGGGCCGCGGCTTCGTCTTCAATAATCCCAACGCGACGAGCAGTTGTGGTTGTGGCAGCAGCTTTAGCGCGTAG
- the sufB gene encoding Fe-S cluster assembly protein SufB yields the protein MTTDSNTTIDQWADNSEYRWGFETNIESDTLPPGLNENVVRSISKRKNEPDWLLQWRLEAFAKWKKMAEPEWAHWPDHDWRPIDYQAISYYSAPIRDEDRPQSLDDVDPKLLETYEKLGIPLEERAALAGVAVDAVFDSVSVATTFRDKLAEVGVIFCPFSEAVSDHPDLVKKYLGKVVSRTDNFFAALNAAVFTDGSFVYIPKGVRCPMELSTYFRINQMNTGQFERTLIIADEGSYVSYLEGCTAPQRDENQLHAAVVELIALEDAEIKYSTIQNWYPGDENGVGGIYNFVTKRGLCEGDRSHISWTQVETGSAITWKYPSCILKGHDSIGEFYSVALTNNYQQADTGTKMVHIGKRTRSNIVSKGISAGKGHNTYRGLVKILPGAEDSRNYTQCDSMLMGTECGAHTFPVIEVENPTAQVEHEASTTKIGEDQIFYCNQRGISSEDAVSMIVNGFCREVFAELPMEFAVEARALLAVSLEDSVG from the coding sequence ATGACCACCGATTCCAATACAACGATTGACCAATGGGCTGATAACTCAGAGTACCGCTGGGGCTTTGAGACCAACATCGAGTCAGACACACTGCCGCCCGGACTCAATGAGAATGTGGTCCGAAGCATCTCCAAGCGAAAGAATGAGCCCGATTGGTTGCTGCAGTGGCGGCTCGAAGCCTTCGCCAAGTGGAAGAAAATGGCCGAGCCAGAGTGGGCACACTGGCCCGACCACGACTGGCGGCCAATCGACTACCAAGCCATTTCCTACTACTCGGCGCCCATACGGGACGAAGACCGCCCACAAAGCCTTGATGACGTCGACCCCAAACTTCTTGAAACGTACGAGAAACTAGGCATTCCACTTGAAGAACGCGCCGCCCTTGCGGGCGTTGCCGTTGATGCCGTGTTTGACAGCGTCTCGGTCGCCACAACCTTCCGTGACAAACTCGCCGAAGTCGGCGTAATCTTCTGCCCATTCTCGGAAGCCGTCAGCGATCACCCTGACCTGGTCAAAAAGTACCTCGGCAAAGTCGTCTCTCGCACTGACAACTTCTTTGCCGCTCTGAATGCAGCCGTGTTCACTGACGGATCGTTTGTGTACATCCCCAAGGGCGTTCGCTGCCCGATGGAGTTGAGCACCTACTTCCGTATCAATCAGATGAATACAGGCCAATTTGAGCGGACACTGATCATCGCAGACGAAGGTTCGTATGTGTCCTACCTCGAGGGCTGTACCGCCCCGCAGCGGGATGAGAACCAATTACACGCCGCCGTGGTTGAACTTATTGCACTCGAAGACGCTGAGATCAAGTATTCAACGATCCAGAATTGGTATCCGGGCGATGAAAATGGTGTCGGTGGCATTTACAACTTCGTCACCAAACGCGGATTGTGCGAAGGCGACCGAAGCCACATCTCGTGGACGCAGGTCGAGACCGGCTCGGCAATCACTTGGAAGTACCCATCATGCATCCTCAAGGGCCACGACAGCATTGGCGAGTTCTACTCGGTCGCGCTCACAAATAACTACCAGCAGGCCGACACGGGCACCAAGATGGTCCACATTGGCAAACGAACACGAAGCAATATCGTGTCGAAGGGCATCAGCGCTGGCAAGGGCCACAACACCTACCGGGGCCTCGTCAAGATTCTCCCCGGCGCCGAAGACTCACGAAATTACACACAGTGCGATTCGATGCTCATGGGCACCGAGTGCGGGGCTCACACCTTCCCGGTGATCGAGGTTGAGAATCCCACTGCCCAGGTTGAACATGAAGCTTCAACAACAAAGATCGGTGAAGACCAGATCTTCTACTGCAATCAACGTGGCATTTCGTCTGAGGACGCAGTGTCGATGATCGTCAACGGGTTCTGCCGCGAAGTCTTCGCAGAATTGCCCATGGAGTTTGCTGTCGAGGCACGAGCACTGCTCGCCGTGAGCCTCGAGGACAGCGTCGGTTGA
- the sufC gene encoding Fe-S cluster assembly ATPase SufC, whose amino-acid sequence MSLLEVKNLHASVDGIEILKGLNLTIKPGEVHSIMGPNGSGKSTLSRVIAGEDTYEVTQGSVTLKGKDLLDMDPEERAREGIFLAFQYPVEIPGVSTKYFLRTAVNSIRAHRGLDELDAYGFLKLVKEKAAWVELDQSLLDRPVNEGFSGGEKKRAEIFQMAMLEPTMAILDETDSGLDIDALRIVAAGVNQQRSPERGFLIITHYQRLLEYIVPDVVHVLLDGQIVRSGGKELAMELEEKGYSWIEQEVAASA is encoded by the coding sequence ATGAGCCTGCTTGAAGTCAAAAATCTACACGCATCAGTCGATGGAATTGAGATCCTCAAGGGTCTCAACCTCACCATCAAACCAGGCGAAGTGCATTCGATCATGGGCCCCAACGGATCTGGCAAGAGCACCCTCTCTCGCGTGATCGCCGGCGAGGACACCTATGAGGTAACTCAGGGGAGTGTCACGCTCAAAGGCAAGGATCTCCTTGACATGGACCCGGAAGAACGAGCCCGCGAAGGCATCTTTCTTGCCTTTCAGTATCCCGTCGAAATTCCCGGCGTGAGCACAAAGTACTTCCTGCGAACTGCGGTCAACTCGATTCGCGCGCACCGAGGACTTGATGAGCTCGATGCCTATGGCTTCCTGAAACTGGTCAAGGAGAAGGCCGCGTGGGTAGAACTCGATCAATCGCTGCTCGACAGGCCAGTCAACGAAGGGTTCTCTGGCGGCGAAAAGAAACGCGCTGAGATCTTCCAGATGGCCATGCTTGAACCGACCATGGCAATTCTGGATGAAACCGACTCGGGACTCGACATCGATGCGTTGCGGATCGTCGCCGCTGGCGTCAACCAACAACGAAGTCCGGAGCGTGGCTTTCTTATCATCACCCACTACCAGCGTCTGCTTGAGTACATCGTGCCAGATGTTGTACATGTGCTACTTGACGGGCAGATCGTCCGCAGTGGCGGCAAGGAATTGGCAATGGAACTCGAAGAGAAGGGCTACAGTTGGATCGAACAAGAGGTCGCAGCGAGCGCCTGA
- the sufD gene encoding Fe-S cluster assembly protein SufD, with amino-acid sequence MCTEILDNMCPLSDAIDGLAKQSLGKHRLAASARLHKLGWPTKRTDAFRYCDLRKLAETQWLPAPQAVVESKLLNTLSIDGTGTQLVFVNGRFDADNSSPLPEGVRILGPMLGETELDQIADFSDDAFAQLATAIVEDGVLIEIADGEVLTDPIHIVHVAAAGADPIACTLRIVIRIGRGSRACILETWASEGQALVTPMTEVVLAENAHCDHARLIEDGPDTFNMGAIASKQAAGSTFESVVLVVGSAVARTRAYNSLDGEGAHVAIRGFGIGDDRRHIDSRLYVSHMAPNCTSREVFKHLLPDKSTAAFTARIFVNHGAHGTDAVQTSRNLLLSTEAKSWSQPQLEIYADDVKCTHASTTGEIDPGGLFYLRARGVPESTARALLAWAFASEVIDEVPLVALRTHLARRILAQLPGAEMLDEGVVSL; translated from the coding sequence ATGTGCACAGAAATACTCGACAATATGTGCCCTTTATCCGACGCCATCGACGGACTCGCAAAGCAGTCACTCGGCAAACACCGACTCGCCGCCTCGGCCCGCCTACATAAACTCGGATGGCCGACTAAGCGAACAGACGCCTTTCGATATTGTGATCTTCGGAAACTGGCTGAAACGCAGTGGCTTCCAGCTCCTCAAGCCGTCGTTGAAAGCAAACTGCTGAATACGCTCTCCATCGACGGGACAGGAACACAGCTTGTATTTGTCAATGGACGGTTTGACGCGGACAATAGTTCGCCTCTTCCAGAGGGCGTTCGCATTCTCGGTCCGATGCTCGGCGAGACCGAACTCGATCAGATTGCAGATTTCAGCGACGACGCCTTTGCCCAACTCGCAACCGCTATCGTCGAAGATGGCGTGCTCATCGAGATCGCAGATGGCGAAGTACTCACTGATCCAATCCATATCGTGCACGTCGCTGCCGCCGGCGCAGACCCCATCGCTTGCACGCTTCGTATCGTCATTCGTATTGGCCGCGGAAGCCGTGCCTGTATTCTCGAAACATGGGCAAGCGAAGGACAAGCACTCGTCACACCAATGACTGAAGTGGTGCTCGCCGAGAACGCGCACTGCGATCACGCCCGGTTGATCGAAGACGGGCCAGACACATTCAATATGGGTGCCATCGCATCAAAACAGGCTGCTGGCAGCACCTTTGAGTCGGTCGTCCTCGTGGTTGGAAGTGCTGTAGCCCGCACGAGGGCCTACAACTCACTGGACGGCGAAGGTGCACATGTCGCCATCCGTGGCTTTGGCATCGGTGATGATCGGCGGCATATCGATAGCCGCCTATATGTCTCCCATATGGCACCCAATTGCACCAGCCGTGAAGTCTTTAAGCACCTCCTTCCTGACAAGAGTACCGCCGCATTTACCGCGCGCATCTTCGTCAATCACGGCGCTCATGGAACCGATGCTGTGCAGACGAGTCGCAATCTTCTGCTCAGTACCGAGGCGAAGTCTTGGAGCCAGCCTCAACTTGAGATTTACGCCGATGATGTCAAGTGCACACACGCCTCGACAACTGGCGAAATTGATCCCGGGGGGCTCTTCTATCTTCGCGCTCGCGGTGTACCTGAATCAACAGCGAGGGCACTGCTGGCATGGGCCTTTGCATCCGAAGTCATCGACGAAGTTCCCTTGGTAGCACTCCGAACACATCTCGCACGTCGCATTCTGGCCCAACTACCTGGCGCAGAAATGCTTGACGAAGGCGTCGTGTCATTGTGA
- a CDS encoding cysteine desulfurase codes for MSRQSGEIGESINLQAVRESIPALARLVHDKPLVYLDAAATTPRPQAVIDAVANYESTFPANVHRGVHTLSGEATAAYENAREHIATFLGADSPELIFTRGTTEAINLVAGSWATAHLKAGDEILISVLEHHANIVPWQMLCERLGTHLRVADVTDAGDLTVAAVESAITPNTRLIAMTCVSNAIGTVTPIVDVCALAKSRGIVSLIDAAQMTPHMPVDFHSLGCDFLAFSGHKMYGPTGIGGLLGRSEMLASMPPWQGGGDMIRTVTLEGSTWNDVPWKFEAGTPNIGGTIGLAAAVEWLDTIGLDAIGIREQGLLDEAVKRLQSIDRLQLVGEPTERAGAISFIIDGMHPADIGAMLDRHGIAIRAGHHCAQPALHRFGQTTTARIAPAFYNTSTELETLETAIRRIIDVFG; via the coding sequence GTGAGTCGCCAGTCCGGAGAGATCGGCGAATCGATCAATCTGCAAGCTGTCCGCGAATCCATCCCCGCCCTTGCGCGACTCGTCCATGACAAACCGCTGGTGTATCTCGACGCCGCCGCAACGACTCCTCGGCCGCAAGCAGTCATCGATGCCGTGGCCAATTACGAATCGACCTTCCCAGCCAATGTCCATCGCGGCGTCCACACGCTCTCAGGCGAAGCAACGGCCGCCTATGAGAATGCCCGCGAACACATCGCTACCTTTCTTGGCGCAGATAGTCCTGAACTTATCTTTACTCGAGGCACGACCGAAGCAATCAATCTTGTGGCAGGCTCATGGGCCACCGCTCACCTCAAGGCTGGCGATGAAATCCTGATTTCGGTCCTTGAACACCATGCCAATATTGTGCCATGGCAAATGCTGTGTGAACGGCTGGGCACTCATCTTCGAGTCGCCGATGTCACTGATGCGGGCGACTTAACGGTCGCGGCTGTGGAATCGGCGATTACACCAAATACACGGCTCATTGCCATGACCTGCGTTTCCAATGCGATCGGGACGGTGACGCCGATTGTGGATGTTTGCGCACTGGCAAAAAGTCGAGGCATTGTATCCCTGATCGACGCCGCGCAGATGACACCGCACATGCCTGTCGACTTTCATTCACTGGGCTGCGACTTTCTCGCATTCAGTGGCCACAAAATGTATGGCCCAACCGGCATCGGTGGCCTACTCGGACGAAGCGAGATGCTTGCATCAATGCCGCCCTGGCAGGGTGGCGGCGACATGATTCGCACGGTCACACTCGAAGGCAGTACATGGAACGACGTACCGTGGAAATTTGAAGCGGGCACACCCAATATTGGCGGCACGATTGGCTTGGCCGCGGCGGTTGAGTGGCTTGACACCATTGGCTTGGACGCGATTGGCATTCGTGAGCAAGGACTCCTTGACGAGGCTGTAAAGCGGCTGCAATCAATTGATCGCTTACAGTTGGTCGGCGAGCCCACTGAGCGGGCTGGTGCAATTTCATTCATCATTGACGGCATGCACCCCGCCGATATCGGCGCCATGCTCGACCGGCACGGCATCGCCATTCGTGCCGGACACCACTGCGCTCAACCAGCCTTACATCGATTCGGCCAGACCACAACTGCTCGCATTGCGCCAGCTTTCTACAACACATCCACTGAACTTGAGACGCTCGAAACTGCCATCAGGAGGATCATCGATGTCTTCGGCTAG
- a CDS encoding DUF59 domain-containing protein has protein sequence MSSASPLREHIIDAIRTVRDPEIPVNLYELGLIYDIRIDERGGVHIDMTLTTPNCPVAEVLPQQVEQAVAAVEGVSGVAVDVVWEPEWKPEMMSEAAKLDLDFTGKFDPQKIAGKTNLTIGRKPRDRR, from the coding sequence ATGTCTTCGGCTAGCCCACTCCGCGAGCACATCATCGATGCTATTCGCACCGTTCGTGACCCCGAAATTCCGGTCAACCTGTACGAGCTAGGGCTTATCTATGACATCCGGATCGATGAGCGAGGCGGAGTACACATCGACATGACCCTCACCACGCCGAATTGTCCCGTCGCGGAAGTGCTTCCCCAACAGGTTGAGCAGGCTGTCGCAGCGGTTGAAGGCGTGAGTGGCGTGGCTGTTGATGTCGTCTGGGAACCAGAGTGGAAGCCCGAGATGATGAGTGAAGCTGCCAAGCTCGACCTCGACTTCACCGGCAAATTTGACCCCCAGAAGATTGCGGGCAAAACCAATCTGACGATCGGTCGAAAACCACGCGATCGCCGCTAG
- a CDS encoding non-heme iron oxygenase ferredoxin subunit → MTNFIRIASLSSLSEGQLTSAEINGVAIALVKLGETVHAVNDTCTHAEASFCDGGHVEGDCIVCPLHYGSFRLADGEANDPPADEPLRVYEVKIDGDDVLIKA, encoded by the coding sequence ATGACTAACTTTATTCGAATTGCGTCCCTGTCGAGTCTTTCAGAAGGCCAGCTCACCAGCGCCGAAATCAATGGCGTTGCCATTGCACTGGTGAAGCTGGGCGAGACGGTGCACGCCGTCAATGACACGTGCACACACGCCGAAGCATCGTTCTGTGACGGTGGACATGTAGAGGGCGATTGCATCGTGTGCCCGCTGCACTACGGGTCATTTCGACTTGCCGATGGTGAGGCGAATGATCCTCCAGCAGACGAACCGCTCCGCGTGTACGAAGTGAAAATCGATGGAGATGATGTGCTGATCAAGGCATAG
- a CDS encoding carbohydrate-binding family 9-like protein produces the protein MSEWPVHEADHDSSLAWAYYPKHMLCTTPQFAVLLAGAVTIFGGCESTGPRLSKPLPTDHPRTYVAGFVITPPVIDGQLDERAWHRAPWTQNFVDIEGSQKPAPEFRTRAKMCWDTEYFYVAATLEEPHLWGTLTERDSIIYHDNDFEVFIDPDGDRHTYNEYEINVLGTEMDLYMNRPYRSGGDYDIVWNFDGVRSAVSHTGTINDSSDHDNSWTVEIAIPWSSMADTAGVGCPPGNQDTWWVNFSRVQWPYEIVDGRYVKPDGAREDNWVWSPQYAIDMHRPEYWGLVQFSTSQPGNTMFAVPDDVVVRAQLRALIAADEKFSASQGSPPKTIADLDGLWKPNQDLPMPRLSPSADGRLLVQEYRGQRWVIDATGRIRGPRSYR, from the coding sequence TTGAGTGAGTGGCCGGTCCATGAAGCCGACCATGATAGTTCGCTCGCGTGGGCGTACTATCCAAAGCATATGCTGTGCACAACACCCCAATTCGCTGTCCTGCTCGCTGGTGCCGTGACGATCTTTGGTGGCTGCGAGTCAACTGGACCGCGGCTCTCCAAGCCGCTTCCGACTGATCATCCACGCACTTATGTGGCTGGCTTTGTCATCACGCCGCCAGTCATCGATGGGCAACTCGATGAGCGTGCCTGGCATCGAGCCCCATGGACGCAGAACTTTGTCGACATCGAGGGTTCACAGAAGCCCGCGCCAGAATTCCGAACTCGCGCGAAGATGTGTTGGGATACGGAGTACTTCTACGTCGCGGCCACGCTTGAAGAACCACACCTGTGGGGCACCTTGACCGAGCGAGATTCGATCATCTACCACGACAATGATTTTGAGGTATTCATCGATCCAGATGGCGATCGGCACACCTATAACGAGTACGAAATCAATGTGCTTGGTACCGAGATGGATCTCTACATGAACCGCCCGTATCGATCTGGTGGCGACTACGACATCGTGTGGAACTTTGATGGCGTGCGTTCTGCAGTGAGCCACACAGGCACAATCAATGACTCATCTGATCATGACAATAGCTGGACCGTTGAGATTGCTATTCCATGGTCATCCATGGCCGACACCGCTGGCGTGGGATGCCCTCCAGGGAATCAGGACACGTGGTGGGTGAATTTCTCCCGAGTGCAGTGGCCGTATGAGATTGTAGATGGGCGCTATGTCAAGCCAGACGGAGCGAGAGAAGACAATTGGGTTTGGTCTCCACAATACGCCATCGACATGCACCGTCCCGAGTATTGGGGTCTTGTGCAATTCTCCACATCACAGCCTGGGAACACTATGTTTGCGGTGCCGGATGATGTTGTCGTGCGGGCACAACTTCGCGCCTTGATTGCCGCAGATGAGAAGTTTTCAGCTTCACAAGGGAGCCCGCCCAAGACGATCGCTGATCTTGATGGTCTATGGAAACCAAACCAAGATTTGCCGATGCCGCGGTTGAGTCCTTCCGCTGATGGACGCCTGCTTGTGCAGGAGTATCGGGGCCAGCGGTGGGTGATCGATGCCACTGGACGAATACGCGGGCCTCGTTCATACCGGTAG
- the moaA gene encoding GTP 3',8-cyclase MoaA codes for MVGFMDRPLTQLNVSIEPPLAPRDEHAKGALRDSHGRTIHDLRLSITDRCNFRCRYCMEPDDRFLPKQSLLSIAEYLRVVDAAISLGICKIRITGGEPTLYPELDELIVQLGRRDLDDIAMTTNGWRLDESKARHWRASGLTRLTFSLDTLREERFTDITRSSSCVADVLRSIDAAREAGFPRPKVNVVAMRSVNEDEYADFADLARERNLDVRFIEFMPLDSGRSWKPETVVSETEIVAAICMRHAIEVADSSNIHSTSRNYRFADGAPGRIGVIAPVTRPFCGACNRLRVTAEGAVRPCLFSNTEWDIRPLLRRGASIDELAGFLVDSVWTKQAGHGIGGSDFSQPHRGMSAIGG; via the coding sequence ATGGTCGGCTTCATGGACCGGCCACTCACTCAACTCAATGTTTCAATAGAGCCTCCACTGGCACCTCGCGATGAACATGCCAAAGGCGCCTTGCGTGACTCTCACGGGCGAACGATCCATGATCTCCGACTCAGCATTACTGATCGCTGCAACTTTCGTTGCCGTTATTGCATGGAGCCCGACGACCGCTTTCTGCCCAAGCAATCACTCCTTTCGATTGCCGAGTACTTGAGAGTTGTCGATGCTGCCATATCACTTGGCATTTGCAAGATTCGTATCACCGGGGGCGAGCCGACCCTGTACCCCGAGCTCGATGAACTCATCGTTCAACTGGGGAGGCGGGATCTCGATGACATTGCCATGACCACCAATGGCTGGCGTCTCGATGAGTCGAAAGCACGCCACTGGCGAGCGAGTGGACTTACTCGATTGACCTTCAGCCTCGACACACTGCGTGAAGAACGCTTTACTGACATCACTCGATCTAGTTCCTGTGTCGCAGATGTACTTCGCTCAATCGACGCAGCGCGTGAAGCTGGCTTCCCGCGACCAAAGGTAAATGTCGTCGCAATGCGGAGCGTCAACGAGGATGAGTACGCCGACTTTGCTGATCTCGCCCGCGAGCGGAACCTTGATGTCCGCTTCATTGAATTCATGCCGCTGGACTCTGGTCGATCTTGGAAACCCGAGACTGTTGTATCGGAGACGGAAATTGTGGCCGCTATTTGCATGCGGCACGCAATTGAGGTGGCCGACTCGTCGAATATCCACAGCACTTCACGCAATTATCGATTCGCCGATGGGGCACCGGGGCGAATCGGTGTCATTGCACCTGTGACACGCCCGTTCTGCGGCGCATGTAACCGGCTACGGGTGACTGCGGAAGGCGCGGTGCGGCCTTGTCTCTTTAGCAACACAGAATGGGATATTCGCCCACTACTACGCCGTGGAGCGAGTATCGACGAACTTGCCGGCTTCCTTGTTGATTCGGTGTGGACCAAGCAGGCTGGTCATGGCATCGGCGGCAGCGATTTTTCGCAGCCCCATCGAGGCATGTCTGCCATTGGCGGCTGA
- a CDS encoding DUF368 domain-containing protein, with the protein MTHGPRLENPLVLIRCGLGGILMGLANLVPGISGGTMLLAAGVYRRFVDAVARVTTFRWSIETIVTLAVIIAGAGCAIVLGAGLIADLVTEYRWVMYSIFLGLTLGGVPLLWSLLKPVTPAAIAGFVCGMGFMIFLAVVQASGSSEGASAGTWWLHLIAGLAAGSAMVLPGLSGSYVLLILGEYLVVLAAVQGAKEAVLGDGALTEPLAVLIPVGIGAVVGVVGVSNAVKWLLEHYKQATLGVLMGLLLGAVLGLWPFREPRQPAIGEVVQGQTVTAASLPEIDVKHWPTEGFTASAGQWASAIALVLVGFACSVGIGMIGGDDEDADASSEVEKTTGLA; encoded by the coding sequence ATGACACACGGCCCACGACTGGAAAATCCGTTGGTATTGATCCGATGCGGCCTCGGCGGCATTCTGATGGGACTTGCCAATCTGGTTCCAGGCATCAGCGGTGGCACCATGTTGCTCGCCGCGGGCGTGTACCGCCGATTTGTAGATGCCGTGGCACGAGTCACGACATTTCGATGGTCAATAGAAACGATTGTCACGCTGGCTGTCATCATCGCTGGTGCTGGATGTGCAATCGTGCTCGGGGCTGGGCTTATTGCAGATCTCGTCACCGAATATCGGTGGGTGATGTACAGCATCTTCCTTGGACTGACGCTCGGTGGCGTACCGCTGCTGTGGTCGCTGCTGAAGCCCGTCACACCTGCCGCTATCGCCGGTTTTGTGTGTGGGATGGGATTCATGATCTTTCTCGCAGTCGTGCAGGCATCCGGAAGTAGCGAGGGCGCAAGCGCTGGTACGTGGTGGTTGCATTTGATCGCTGGACTTGCGGCAGGTTCTGCAATGGTGCTGCCGGGGCTCTCTGGCAGTTATGTGCTGCTCATTCTTGGCGAATACCTTGTCGTACTGGCTGCAGTGCAGGGCGCAAAAGAAGCTGTGCTTGGCGATGGCGCACTGACCGAACCACTTGCAGTCCTCATCCCCGTGGGAATTGGTGCGGTGGTTGGGGTCGTTGGCGTAAGCAATGCCGTGAAGTGGCTGCTCGAACACTACAAACAAGCGACACTGGGCGTGCTCATGGGCTTGCTACTTGGTGCAGTCCTTGGACTCTGGCCATTTCGAGAACCTCGCCAGCCAGCCATTGGCGAAGTCGTTCAGGGCCAAACGGTCACGGCAGCGTCTCTTCCTGAGATCGATGTCAAGCACTGGCCCACCGAAGGCTTCACCGCCTCGGCCGGACAGTGGGCCTCGGCCATTGCATTGGTACTTGTGGGTTTCGCTTGCTCGGTCGGAATCGGCATGATTGGCGGGGACGATGAGGATGCTGACGCCTCCTCGGAGGTCGAAAAAACCACCGGCCTCGCCTAA
- the dut gene encoding dUTP diphosphatase, translated as MAPTLRIRRLSPLAHIPEYQSHNAAGLDLHAAIDSPITIEPGDTHMIPIGIAIALPAGHEGQVRPRSGLGSKHGITLPNSPGTIDEDYRGEVSVPLINLGKVAFTVEPAMRIAQMIVAPVTHCEIQEVDSLDETSRGSGGFGSTGTEV; from the coding sequence ATGGCACCCACACTTCGCATTCGTCGGCTCTCGCCGCTTGCACATATCCCTGAGTATCAATCTCACAACGCTGCAGGGCTTGACTTGCATGCCGCGATTGATTCGCCCATCACCATCGAGCCCGGTGATACGCACATGATTCCAATTGGCATCGCGATCGCCCTACCCGCGGGGCATGAGGGCCAGGTACGCCCTCGATCAGGGCTTGGGAGCAAGCATGGCATCACACTGCCCAACTCCCCTGGCACAATCGATGAGGACTATCGCGGCGAAGTCTCGGTGCCGCTGATCAACTTGGGGAAAGTCGCGTTCACAGTCGAGCCTGCCATGCGAATCGCGCAGATGATTGTCGCGCCTGTCACGCACTGCGAGATTCAAGAAGTCGACTCACTTGACGAAACCTCTCGAGGATCTGGTGGATTTGGGTCGACCGGCACCGAGGTCTAG
- the bshB1 gene encoding bacillithiol biosynthesis deacetylase BshB1: MARILVFGPHPDDQELGMGGTIAKLADQGHEVVLVDMTDGEPTPHGDAETRAVEASRAAEILGVTRVEVGLKNRYVEHTIEARHAVAGIIRQHQADILFVPYFEDAHPDHRAVTRIVEDARFDAKLTKIDLPGEPVYPRWLFHYYCTHLRIIPSPSFLLDITGYESRKRDAIVAYETQFVMPEKNRRVVEWVEHAGAYFGSRIGVAAAEPFFAREPIGLRGLSDLALG, from the coding sequence ATGGCACGCATTCTCGTCTTCGGTCCGCACCCTGATGATCAAGAACTTGGTATGGGCGGCACGATCGCCAAACTTGCTGACCAAGGTCACGAGGTTGTCCTTGTTGACATGACTGATGGCGAACCCACGCCGCATGGTGACGCGGAGACTCGGGCAGTCGAAGCGAGCCGAGCAGCAGAGATTCTTGGTGTCACTCGTGTGGAGGTTGGACTGAAGAATCGCTACGTCGAGCACACGATTGAAGCAAGGCATGCGGTTGCTGGCATCATTCGTCAACATCAGGCTGACATACTCTTTGTGCCGTACTTTGAGGACGCCCATCCTGATCATCGAGCTGTGACCCGCATTGTCGAGGACGCACGATTTGATGCGAAGTTGACCAAGATTGACTTGCCCGGCGAACCCGTCTATCCGCGCTGGCTATTCCACTATTACTGCACGCACCTGCGGATCATTCCATCGCCGTCTTTCTTATTGGACATCACGGGATATGAATCTCGCAAGCGTGATGCAATCGTCGCCTATGAGACGCAATTTGTGATGCCTGAGAAAAATCGGCGGGTTGTGGAGTGGGTTGAGCATGCAGGCGCTTACTTTGGCAGCAGGATTGGTGTTGCGGCGGCCGAGCCTTTCTTTGCTCGCGAGCCGATCGGGCTGCGTGGGCTATCTGATCTTGCCCTTGGCTAG